The genomic interval GTCCACCTATCAACGTCCCACAACAAGATTTCCACCACTCTTTTCATTGGTAAACAACCAATTGCCGCATACCATTACTGCATCCCCATCCAACATGCACGCACCAATGCTGAGACCCATCAAATTCAACCCATTTTGCTGCTGCCTTGATCACAAGGAAAACGAGATGGCGGCCTCTCCTCAATTGAGCATTTGTGCTGACGTTTGCTCTCTGTAAAATGGATTAAATGGCGTCCATATTATGACCAGCATAGCTGTTGAGGAGCCATACAGTTTAGCAATCTCTCCAATCTCCACTATCAAGTTGTGCCCATATATAACTCACCTGAAGGGAATAGTCTTCGTTTGTCATGTTTCGTTTATGCGTTTTAGAAGTTCTTCTATGAGATATGCATGGCACCAGGTAAGATAGATCAAAATACAATGTAATTGGTAGCTAGCGAGATAACGAGAGAGGTGGTTGATGTCTCTCGCATACGCCGGCCTAGATCGATCCTTGGGTCTGTATCACTACTTGCTGACACTTCTACAAATAAAAGGTGGCCCATGTTCTTTCTTATTTCTACTCAGATATGCAGTATCACTTCCTGTTCTTTTCATTAGTTCTTTTTCATTTGGTTGCTACTTGCTACACAGATACTATGTACTCAATCCCCACTATATGCACCTAAAGTCCAGCTAGCAACACCGTAGAATCACGGTTGCTGTGCAAACTTTTGGAATACTTGCCACTCATGTTGGCGAGGTAATGTAAGTACCGTGACAACTCAAAAGTTATGTCAACGTAGATTGatttttcattatattttaacacCGTTGTTGTATTGATTAACCTGGAGATTTTCTGCAATTTGCAAGTGTGTTACCTTGCAAActatagcttttcttttttctatttgaaCTGTCATCCAATTTCATTGACGTGATGATCGATAATTCATGAACAGTGTGGGTCTACTCAGCTGCATCCAGCCTAATTCGTTCACCAAGAAGCAATCACCCATAGCTACTTGATTACTGtatcttttttatttcagaCCCTGCCAAGCGTGCCATTTTTGTACTTTATTCATGtatcccgcagcaatgcgcggggtacCATCTagtttaaaaaatagtaatacaCTCGTGCTAATCTAATATTCTCTTCggattgataatacttgtcattttaGACAAGTGCATGGTCtccaaaaaaacaactttggcCATTATTTtacattataatatgtataaaagtgttaacaaatatatgatcttattaaagCACTTTTTAAGACTAAACTATACatatagtcaccatatttgaaagacaaatattttaaaaatgattcataatcaaagattctaatgTTTAACCTTATATTTGTCCAAAacgatactccctccatctacttttgatagtcatattttcaaatctaaaaaatgtatttttaatagacatatttcaattcaacaacctatcatcttaataactttttttggatttaatgcatgactttCTATTCTtctacacaagattggctacataggCATTGAGAAATATAAACATTAATGAATCATTTGTTTACTAGGAAtgactagtactccctccgatttCGATTctattgacgttttggacatgATCTCATTTACCAAGAAGTGATTAATTAGGTTACCTATTTCCTGTTTTACCCCTATTAAAAACTTTCGTGTAGTTCTTTTATCAAAAACTCCCATGCGCGTGGCTATGGCCTTTTTTCAAAGCTGGAGTTAATGTGCTGTTGATGAGCTACTGAAGACAagcgttgcatgcatgcaagggtATAGCAGTCCAAAGTGACAATCAAATACCAAAACGTCAATAATTTGCATTCAAAGGGCACAACCCTCAAACATCAATATATTTGataccggagggagtagtatgtttaaatggatgataattAGAATTACTTTTATCCTTGTTCTatgtgccaagataaaatattactatcaaaagtagatggagagagtaagtaTTATCAGCCTGGAGGGACTAGTGCAAAtcatgctatatatattttggcaatCTAACATATGATATTAGCATGCCCGTATTCCGCGCTAAAGCTGCAATTATATTTGGTTATATAAATATTGTACATCCAAGTCATTGATTTTCGTTTGCACCGTTCGTATAAAAtgttatactctctccgtcgtTTAGATTTTTTAAGTAAACCTTATTTAATTACGACCCTTTGTCAAAGAAGGAAATAGATCGGTAATACTTTCCATGTACTCTTAATCTCATTCTCTACCAAACCTAAACAATAATCAAGCACATCTTAGAACCAGGCTTAAAACAAGGAAGCCCAAAGCCCCAAACCCAGCTACTGCTATACTACCACAAGcaaacaattttgctatatatttatcgcaAATTTACTcctaaaaatttaacagatataatatagtacaatcgtagcgtaattacactgtaacttgtatgtaattacaatgtaacttgtatataactttcacgtaattttgaaccgttagatttgtttcaaaatttgtacaagtgaagaaggaaaaaaagtcattccacacacatatatgtgagAGTATTTGTTCCTACGACCTCCGTTTCACCGAAATAGCATGttatggagagatttttgaaagttacgaCGCAATTACGTTATGattgtattataattacatatgttgaatttttaggaaaaaattcGTTCGCAAATGTATTGGCGATCCCTCAAACAAAAGCAACGGTAGCCGCAGATGACACTCTCCTCCACAAAATGCGCCGCCCCACCGAAGCTCACCTCACGCGGCAACATGCACTCCTTGTGCGTCATCACGCGCCTCGGTGACAAAATCCTACGCCACCGCCACGCACCGTGCCCAACGTTGTACACAGCCTCCCTCATGTCGAACTGGTTGAAGAACTGGAACAtgatctcctcctcgccgtcgccaccgccgtcgacgccaTCGGGTAGCACCTCCACCGCGGTGGTGGCCGCCGAGAACTTGTTGCGGAACGTGCGCGCGACGTTCCGGCTGCCCGGCGCCGTGGCGCGAGTAGTCGATCCTCGCTCCAGCCGCCAGCTGCTCGGGTCGGAGTAGTCCTCGAGCGTCCACATCCCCAACGCGCAGGCGCTCGGCTCGTTGACGAACGCGCACAGCTTGCCGGAGCGCCGAGCGATCTGCACGCTCTTAATGTCCAGCGGGTTGGCGTGGCGAGCCCATTGTTCGGGGGCGTCCATCAGCCGGAACTCCTCCCGTTCCATGTCGAACACCGACAGGAGAGGCCGTGCCGACAACGAGTCGACCAGCCAGTGCAGGCAGCCGTGGAGGATGACGGGTGGAGCGCCGCCGAATCGAATGTAGTTCCTCGACTCCACGCCAGCTGGGTGGCGGATGACGATCCTGCGGCACGCGTTGTTGTCGTCCCCGACTCGCAGGATCCggacggtcgccgccgccgccgtatggTTGTAGGGATAGGCGTCGTcggcgtggaggaggtggtAGCGCGACGTGGTCGGGTGGGCGTAACCGCAGAAGACGATGCCGCGTGTTTCCGGCGCAAGCACGGTGGTGCAGGCCTTGGTGAGCGGGTTGACGAGAAACAATATATGATTTATTGAATCATTGATTTGTCACATATATCAAGTGAGATATCTTTTATGAATTAAGTTAGTAAAGAAGACATAATACTAAAAACTTTGATGGCTAAGATATTGGCGTTGTGATTTTCTATTTGTGCCCAAGATCTTTTATATTTGCAATATTTATGTTGTAATATTTGCACGTGTGAGCTTGCTTGTTAAATTAGTCAAATATTGACAATATAAGACAATATTGTTACATTTTCTATTACTTTTTCATTAAATTTGTACTCGTATATGGGATTTACGACGTTTGAAAATTTAGCTATGTGATATGTATTTATGAGTAGGACTACCCAGCGAAAAATTCCTGGCTACGCCACTGCGTATCGGTCGATGCCAGGGCGAACGAAGCTGGCGCTAGGACGGGGCACCAGGCACACGACGCCGTCCCAGGAGCCGAGGACAAAAGGACAGGTAACGAACCACATTGttgcggacgacgacgacgacacgacGCGGGGAGGATCAGCCGCCCCCGAGCTGtcgccgtcgttgtcgccgtcgctgtcgctgaGAGGTCTGATGCTGACGGTGGTGCGGAATTGGGCGAGGGAAAATGCAGCAGTGtacaccacggcggcggcgattatCCTGGAACGGGCGGCGTGGGCTCGGAGGAAGTAGGGGTGGGAGGTGCGGGAGCGCCAAGCCTTGCAGACGGCGCGGCACCGGAGGATGGAACGCGCCggcaggcggaggaggatctcgTCGAGCAGGTCGTCCGGTAGCGCCCCCGCCGTGGCCatctccttccccgccgctccagatgacggcggcgccgccgcgttgtCCATTGGTGTGGAGACGACGGTCACGACTCACGAAGTCACGATCTTGTGTGCAGCGCAGGTAGTTGCGATGCGAGATTTATGGAGATCGAAACAGTTTGTTTCGTCGTCGTCTTGGACTGGTTGATGGGCCGGGCCGAAGCAGCAGACCAGCCCAATCGCTTCACATGAGCGGGCGGTTAGTTAATGGGCCGAAGCAGCAGACCAGCCCAAGTACGCACGCGAAGCTCCCCACGGCCTCTCCGCTCGAGGATCTCCACCTCTctcgccatccgccgccgccgccgccgccgctcttcgcTCGCCGTTGCCGggatggagggggaggaggaggagaacgtGGGGCCGTTCCGCCGCACCAGCGCGCGGACTCGGCGGATGGCCACGCGCATGGCCTCCGCGCTCGCCAGCTCCGACAACCGCGCGCAGGTTCGTTCCGGTCCGGTCGATGCCTTGctttcttcctccccctccttcctTCGATTCGACAAGCTCGATTTGCTGTCTGAGCTTCGCTTCGCTTCCGGCATTAACAGCTGCTTAGTAGTAGTAATTATCTCCGGATTAAAGCTCTTGCCCTCGTTTTTCTCTTCCGTACTTGCACTTGATTTAGTCGACTTTGGAATCCAAAGATACTATTACAGCCATTTCATTCTATATCTTGCTGTATTCAATACTATCTCTTGATTTAGCACTTCAGTAGTCGACTTGTCTTGTAACTTCTCACGGCCGTCCAGAAGGTGTGGTACCAATATTAGATAGAGattaagagaagaaaaggaattaGTTTGTACAGTTTGAAATGTACCTCTGTGGTTTTGTGTCAACTCTTTATTGGGGCGTTCTCTGAACATTGTGGTTCTCTTATTGCAATGAAAGCTTGTAATGGACTTTTTTTAGAGAGGTAGAGACGTGTTAATTATATCCAGGCCAGTGGCCACCGCTAATTTCtccatattatttttcttttttgtgaaaTCCCTCCAAATACACTTGATTATTGTTGTGAATTATAGTTGCAAAGTGGGCTTGTGTACTGAACCTTCAAAGATAACAAACGCCTGCTCCAGACTTCGCTTGATTATTGCTCCAATGTTAAGGGCCACACATTGCAGATTTTGTTTATGTGTTAAAATAGAGCAATTGAAGGCATTGGGCCATCTTGACTGGTAGGTTTGGTAAATGACCTCTGCAGATGTTTACATGAAGAGTTTTGTGTAGAATTTCTACTGCTCATATATGTGGCGAATATGCTCTGCCTTAATTATACCAGCACTAATGTTTTGCTTATGACCCTTTGTCAAAGAAGGAACTCTACAGGATATAGAGCTTTAATTCTTTCCATGTACTCTTAATTTCATTTTTACTCGTCTTCTGTTGAGGATTCAGAGTTTTCAGTACAAAAGAATTTTGCCTTCTTGTTTATCCATGGATATTTGAAATTTGCTGATTCTCAGTTATTTAGTTCTCTAATTTCTGTCGACATTTATGTGATGGCATGTAGGCTGCACTAGCTCGTCTTGAAGCGCTTGAGAGTGATAATGCTGGCCCTGAGGTCGTAGATCTTAACGATGATGATGAATATGGATCTGCAGATGAGGAAGACCATGGTCAGTTCCTTTCTCATGTCCTTATTTTCATGTAAAACAGTTACATTTTTTTGGTTATTTCAGGGAACCTATGAATGTCATATTGATCTTGAAGACATTATCTGTCATCACAATGTGAGAATGATTAGTCAATACAATGTCTAGATACATATTGTTAACAACTTTCAGCTGAATCGGTTAATCTTACATAATACTTGAACATAAAATGGCGATAAGGTGGCATTGCTCCTTCAAGTACTAATATTGCAGAAACAACCATCATTATCTCTTTTGTTTAttgcaaacaaattaattatctaattatCTCTTTTGTTTATTGCAAACAAATTAATGAATGAGATCTAGCTGATATTTCGTATAGCAGTCTTTTGAAAGTAATTTGTTCATCTCTATTACTTAAGACAAATTCTAGGTGAGGTAATGTGGTGTGAGCATCTGTAGTCATTCTTTCCTGCCTTTGTAGTGAAgtcctaaaaaaattattgcaGATTAGGCGATTAGCAACTGTCTTAATTGTCAGAAAAGCTACCatacatggatattttattgttttaaaaatttttaataagaaagTTCGGTGTTACATAAAGCTTCAAATGACTACAGCTGCAGTTACTCTTAAAGCTTAAAAATTGGATATAAGTATAACAACATTAGAGTGATAAAATTTGGGAAAGAATCACATACCAAAAAATAAGCACCATTTTGACCAAGTATGAAAAAAGATCATTTAACTCGATAGATTACAGAATAAAATAAGTTCTATAATAAGCTAcggctcccatcggttgccattttacccaaaatggcttatttggcttattagaaaattaaaattaatttataagtaaaacttttgtagatttgttcgtagcgacttaaaagccaacattaacaaaaattacgttaaaagcattccaaaatcaacttcaaaatcaagttcaaaaattcaaattttggcttattctttggctgtttaggccaaacgatggggctgtaCAACTcaatgataaaaatatatagaagtCCATAGGCTTCTTATGTGCAAATATTGGATAGCCAATCAACTCTACACTGTTTGAATGGAAAATGATTCATTTCAAACATGATTCTGTCTCACAGAAATGCAAAACAATGGAAAAGTTTGAGATTTAGCAAAGGCAAGCTATTACAGCACAACTTTTTAGCCCTAGCGCTAAAACATCTTAGTCTTTCGCAGGTGCTTCTATAATATTCCCaccatttttttggttttggtcaAGGATTCACTTTTTGTGGTCTCATGTAGCCTATAGCAGTCTAGGTTTGACCATTTCGTCAAACAATGCACTCATTTTCCTTTAGGATAATATTGACAAATTGGAAGGTTGCAGAAGTGTTAAGCCGTTTGGACTGTGTTTGTGTGTGCAATTAGAATGCACTGTTGTCTAGAGAGCTTAAGTTtcccaaaaaaaagttgatAATGTATTGATCTAGTGTTAATGTGGTAATCTTCTTTTCTCTTGTCATCTGCCTTTATACAGTTCTCATGCAGAGGAAGCAGTCAAAGAATATGAAGCGCAAGACAAGGCAAGGGAAGGCATtggagaagaaggcggcgagATCTTTCATGGACGTGTTACAGGAGGTACACGGAACAGCTCGTTATAGCTCATATCCTCGATGAAGATTAATAATCTTTTTGTTTCTGCAAATTTCTCATCCACGGTGTGCTGGTCGCGTCAGTAGTATGACTAAAGTAAGAGATCTCTTACTCCTGAACTGTGTGTTCGACAGGCAAACCTGGAGTCGCTGCCTCCCCATGTCCCAACGTATTCCAGGGCCGCCGTCGGTCCCCCGAGCACCTCGTCCCGGCGCCATTACTGCTCGGTCTGCGGCAGCACGGCGAACTACACGTGCGTCAGGTGCGGGACGAGGTTCTGCTCGTGCCGCTGCCAGGTCATTCACAACGATACCCGCTGCCTGAAATTCGTGGCCTGATCGATCTGCTTGCATCTCCATATGCATGTGTACTCGTGTAGCTGTAGCTATGTTCAGTGAAATACTGCTTCTGCTTGTGATGGCTGACTACAAATCTACAGTCTTTGCTGGTCAAAGATGGAGATGCTTGCTGTACATATATCGTGTAGGAGGAATGGGAAACGGGCTTGTCTGAAGATTGTTGCAGGTGAAGTTAGAATGGCAAACCGCTCAGGCTTGTTTGAATGGGCCCTAATGCTGGTCCATCCATGTATTTGGATATGGCTTAATCCTGGATTATCCATGTGGATGGGGTAGGATAGGATGAGGCCCATACAAACAAGCTCTTGGAGAGGAAAACCTGGACAATCCAACAAACTTTAAATAATGATAGGCTGCTGAATCTGACACGTACTTTGGCCCAGGAGAGTAGGAACTATGGGCGAAACGGCCATACTTGTGGGCGCTGTTCTCCCTTTGGAGCGTTGCTGTGTTTTCCTCCTCTCCTAATGGGGCCTTCAGGGGAAAACCACGTCGTTTTTCTTGTTAGAGGTGTTGTTTAGAAGACCCATTTCTTAGGGGTGTTGTgtgcttgttttgtttttagCAGTAGGATCAGACGTATACGCATGGTGTGGCtgtaatttttcctttttctgacTATAGTCTCCCAGCATtatagacttatttttttttctgctctatcagTAGAAACGTCGCACTATCTTGTgcaagttgttttaaaaaaaataaataatgataGGGGTCTCTAACAGGACATTATTGTTGTGTTAAATATGGATGTAACAGTTCACCAATCACCACAGGAGTACTAGATAACTAGGATATGTGCGTCTATGGAAGCAGCTCATGTCAATTCACTTGCAACCCGACCAGGGCGAGGCGATGAACTCGCCTGGGTTCACCGGGCCGGACAATCCTCAGAAGCAATCAGCACAAACTTTTAACCATTAGTCTGGGAGCCTTGAGAAATATATATAAGCTATTTGTCTGAATTCCCATTTAGGGctattttgaaacaaaggaagagtgaaggaattttgaaggattcAAATCCATCGGAAAATTTTCCTGCATGGTCTTTTAGAACATAGGAATGACTCTTCCAAAATCCTTCGAAATCACTATGCATGCAATTGCttattttataggaattttggaagcaAATTAACATGAGGGTAGACTTCATGTTTTCTCTTGACTCAAAATTTCGTTGCTTTTCCTAAGGTGCTactaaataaattttttttaaaatcctaaGAATTTATATTTCTTGTACGATTCATTGTGGCATGATATCTTTATTCTTGTGATTTATCTGCCCCCGTGTTTTCGGAATCCTGCGTTTGAAAGGAAcacttaattaaattttaaaatacgaGGGCAAATTGTTGTACAATAACATGACATGTTATGttgatttagttctttctttttcttcttttatggCTATAATCCCTACACATAGAACCCGAACGTGATTTCATTGTTAAATGAATTGTCAATTGTCAAAATAGACATGGACAACACAGGCTCACTAGACGCTACAAGATGCTGATCCTACTAGTACTACATGTACCTTGTGTAGTCAAGGACGGAGAAAAATGTATCTTATGTTAAGGACAGAAAACAATGATACATGTCATTAGGGCAAGTACAAAGGTAGAGACCGGTATGATCTCTACGTTAATTAGAGGCTATCACGTTACAATAGTTAAGCCAGTACAGTCTCTAACCattaatgtaccaaaatactttattactagtcatctttcctttaggcaaaatttgccacTGGACActcaaaaaacgtgtaattagctggtAGACATCGTAAGAACACGAATTTGCTGTCGGACACcacaaaaaactggtaattagctatCAGACACTCGCtgtcttattttattatttccgaagaaattggagagagaaacacttATTAAAGACAATTTTGCCCTTGGTCAACATTGTAAATGCCACAAACTTAATTTGAATGTCCCATAGCAAATTTTGTCTAGATTATGATATGATTATTGCTTCACACAAACCAGTGGATTAGATTTGAAACAAACATTAGGGACACTTTGGCCACTCGAAATATTTACTGTACTTCAATTAGCCAGATTAATCACTTCCTCTCTACTCCAGATGTTAATCCCCTTAAAGTTCGATTAAGCAATAATGATGTGCTTTCCCGGTTACACTCCATCCATCTCCTCTCTACATGTACAAACTATCTGAAGTCACCACTCCCACCTGTTCGACGTCGTacgacgtcgtcgtcctcgtcgtacGCGCTAGCTAtggccgcggcgccgctcgcGAGCCACCGCGTCACGGGCCATGGCGCCACCCGACTGTCGTGtccaactccggcgaccaccaccaccaccagcagcagcaacctttGCAGCTTCCTCAGTAGAGTCGTCTCCGCTTGGCTCGTTTGCGCCGTGCTCAGCTTGTTTCTCTTCAACCTCCTCTGGTTTAGTGGTTTTACCCTGTCAACGCGCCGTGGAACGCCGCGTTCTGGTCCGTCGTCACTTCCGGCGAATTAGGTAAGCATCCATCAATGGCAGGAAGAGGGGCGGAGGCTAGATGAGACTACTCGGAAGGGCGGTGGGTGGCGCCCATCGTCCTGgcgttcctcctcctcgctgctcGCCTCGTGCTGCCCAAGAACGCTGCCAAGGAAGTGGCTTACTCGGACCTCTTGACTGGCCTCCACGCGGGCGCCGTCACCGCCTTCGCGTTCGAGGAGGACTCCCGCCGCATCTACTTCCGCAGGGCCACGGACGACGGGGGCTGCGGCGAGGACACcgacgccggcgcgggcgagcCCCGCAGAAGCgcctcggcggcgaggtggccgtGCTACACAAGGAGGGTGCCGCACGATGAAGGGTTCTTGTTGGGGTTGATGCAGGACGGCGGGGTGGACTACCGGTCGGCGCCACGGCCGGCGGGGAGGCTACTGGTGTACATACTGAGCACGCTGCTCGCGCTGTGGGTGGAGCGGCGGTGTCGGGCGAGTGCTGCGATGACGGGCGAAGCGGCGGTGAGGTTGAAGGAGGCGGACCGGTTGAGAgcagtgagagaaagagagaaggataaggaagaaaaaagaaaatgaaaaaaaaaatcaaagggtaGAACCGTACTTACACAGCTATTTCTCTcgagatatttaaccatttgctaCATTTAGATGTGTTAATTAACTTTTtaccactggacccacatgtcatagatacatgtggacccacatgtcattgagatagggatggcaaatagttatttgccaaatctaaaagtggcaaatagttaaaagccccatttctctctccaattcttcgaaatataataaaataatcctgCGGGTGTCTagtagctaattaccagttttttgcgGTGCCCTACAGTATAAACGCATTCTTACGATGTCtcctagctaattacacgttttttgaaTGTCCTGCAGTAAATTTTGCCtttcctttattagactcaatgcaacaaaaaatttcctaataaatgctaagagtcgactctacaCTGTTGTCATACGTAGCAaccatctttctctttccttcttcctctctcttccacgtcaccaaatatgcttgcatgacaataaagagagaccgctaataaagaccattgtacatgcccttagggGCAGACGCAAGCCTCGGCCTATCTGGAATATGGCCCAAGGTCTAGAACCAAAAGTCTATTAAACCATTCATTTTTCTTTATCGtgcaattcaaattttggcataaTTCATAGTAGGCCAAGACCAAGACCAAGTTCATTATGCCGACACCAAATCTAAAACCACTCACAAGCATTATCTTTGGATTTCACAGAATCCATTGATAAACCGACAAAAATTAATGAAATTTGCAATTCttgtaaaaaattaaaattcagtttgattttttttaacttgacaaaaaaatattggtttgtgtttttttactcAGTCCAAAAAATCCGTGAAATCCAGACTAGTTTCCACTGGTGTTGTAAACCCTGCATCACAATCAGGTTGGGTTGCTTGCTACCCACATTAAACAACACCAGCTCTTTTGTAAAGCATTGGCAGGAAAGATCAGTGTTAAGGCCTCCTTTGAAACATAGAAAACTCAAACACAcaagagtagaaaaaaaataggaatcaAGTGACATGGATTCTCAATTCCTACGAGAATTGAATTATAGAAAAACTTGAAAAGAGATGTTTGATTGCAATGCAGTAAAAACATAGGATTGTAAGAGACAAATGATTAAAAACATCAGCTATGACCTCTTGATTGTCTTCCGCCAAAACTATCGTAgaattatccattccatagaaattaTAAAGGAGAAAATAATATTcaatcctttattttttttaaaaaaaagttttcatacGAATGTTTCCATATAAGTAGAATCCTCCAATTTTCCTACGTTAATCATCCAATTTAAAAGAACCGAGAAATGGGACAACATCCTTGATTATTCTCATGACTTAGGGAAATTTTTAAAAGAGATGAACATGAGAGCTCCCTAATATGTCTAAACTCTAAACAACGCTATTGTTACTTCATAAAATTAAGGAAGAAACGCATACCGGATATCGGTAGAGACGGTCTCTTCGTATATAGTTCATAATATAACGATACTCCATAAAATTAAGGACCAAACGCATACCTGGATACCGGTAGAAACAACCTCTTCATATATAGTCCCTAATATAACATTACTCCATAA from Oryza glaberrima chromosome 3, OglaRS2, whole genome shotgun sequence carries:
- the LOC127766261 gene encoding F-box/kelch-repeat protein At3g23880-like; the encoded protein is MDNAAAPPSSGAAGKEMATAGALPDDLLDEILLRLPARSILRCRAVCKAWRSRTSHPYFLRAHAARSRIIAAAVVYTAAFSLAQFRTTVSIRPLSDSDGDNDGDSSGAADPPRVVSSSSSATMWFVTCPFVLGSWDGVVCLVPRPSASFVRPGIDRYVLVNPLTKACTTVLAPETRGIVFCGYAHPTTSRYHLLHADDAYPYNHTAAAATVRILRVGDDNNACRRIVIRHPAGVESRNYIRFGGAPPVILHGCLHWLVDSLSARPLLSVFDMEREEFRLMDAPEQWARHANPLDIKSVQIARRSGKLCAFVNEPSACALGMWTLEDYSDPSSWRLERGSTTRATAPGSRNVARTFRNKFSAATTAVEVLPDGVDGGGDGEEEIMFQFFNQFDMREAVYNVGHGAWRWRRILSPRRVMTHKECMLPREVSFGGAAHFVEESVICGYRCFCLRDRQYICERIFS
- the LOC127765643 gene encoding SWR1 complex subunit 6; translated protein: MEGEEEENVGPFRRTSARTRRMATRMASALASSDNRAQAALARLEALESDNAGPEVVDLNDDDEYGSADEEDHVLMQRKQSKNMKRKTRQGKALEKKAARSFMDVLQEANLESLPPHVPTYSRAAVGPPSTSSRRHYCSVCGSTANYTCVRCGTRFCSCRCQVIHNDTRCLKFVA